In Acomys russatus chromosome 16, mAcoRus1.1, whole genome shotgun sequence, the DNA window TGAGGCCCTTGGCCTCCCCTCCAGGCTGCCAGCAGACTCACATGCCTTTCCGCCCGCCCGCCTCCCGGAGCTTCCCGGCAGCTGGGGGCGGGGCCGCCTGCCCGCGGTGACGCAGCGGACAGGTCCGCGTGGGTACGCGCGTGCTCCGGAGGGGCGGGGCCTCGCTTGCGGGCTAAGGGGCCCAGCAGAGGCTGTGGCTTATTTCCGTGATGATTTTACTGACTTTAGGCTTGGGCGTAAttcacttgattttcttttttttaccaaTGCCGCCTCTTAGCAGACCTCTACCGTTATGCTGTGACATTTTCTCAGAATACCAGTTTTTCTCATTTGAGGATGCTAAGAAAAGAAACTACCATAGAGAGGGTAGAAGGATTGAAATTTATGCAAAGAAATTGCGGTCTCTAAACATTAATAGCAGTTGTGACTGCTGGAGCAAGTGCCTTTTTTTAGATTTGTACTTGGGAAAAGGAGCCTTGCATAATGTGTGGATTTGAAAATAGCTCAGCTGCAGTAGAACCAGCCCAAGGAAATTCCCTAGGATTAGGTCTGATCAGACGAGGCAGTGGGAGGAGCCCCAGACTGTTGCTGAAAATGCTCCCTTGGTCATAGACGCCGAAACAAGTCACAAGATTGGAAACCCTCTGTGGCACCTGCTCCCGTATttcattaagtatttttattCAGTGTTGAGGATTCACCTCGGTGGTCGAGCACTTTCAAGGCCCTCAGctctggaagaaggaaaaaaaaaacatttttagttaTGTTCCAGATGTGCTTCTGAGGACCagagactgaaaaggaaaaaaaaaaaaaaaagagagagagagagagagagatgagattgGTCTTGCAGCAAATCTCAAAAGCCTAGAGGGGTGATAGGATCTTTGGGGGGCATTAGAAAAGGACATTTGGGGGCTGCATCTAGGTGAACTAGGCAAAGTGGAGGACAGAGTGGTTGTTTTTttcagcaggaggagagagggagaaagagatatatgCTTGGTTGTAAAAGATGGTAGAATGGTTCATCATGCAGAGAGGCAGCAGGCACTAGGTGATTGAAAGTTGATCCTGGAGAGAGCACCGGGGCCCTGAGGACCTATGGCTTTGGTAGTGTGTCCAGAAGGGAACCGCTTTAGGAAGGTCTATTGTGGTGTCGCCTGGCTTgaacctcagcactctggagggagaagcaaatgaatcaaagaccttgTCTTTTCTAGGGGCAGGGATGCTACAGGAGGGTGTTGAGGCCCCAGTTGGTCTCGAGGGTTGCATGGAGGGGGTGAGGTACTTGAAGAAAGCCACAGTGAagtgggcagagacagaaaaaacAGGCATGGATCCAGATTGACACCTAAAATAAGTGGGTTTAAACCAAGCCTCTTGGGCAGGGGGCATTAGCTCAATAGAGTACTTGCCGGGCATTCTTTAGGCTGGGGACTAGCACCACGAGACAGTGGACTCACCTTTGGCTCTGGGGAACCTGCCAGGGTCTCTAGGCCTGTGGGCTGAGCTGTGTGAAAAGAGTGGGCTTTGGCCCCTGACACTTTGTCTCCCTGACCCAAAATATAGTCTCTCTACAAGCAGTGGCTAGAGCTCAGGGGGACAGCTCCAGCCAGGATCCGCAAGGTTCAAGTGAGGACTGAGACACAAAGGGCCTGTGGCCTCCTCTGTTGTCATATGTGGCCTCAGGAACAGAGCCAGGTGAGAGCACACACAGGtgccgtgtgtgtttgtgtgtagggtGGAGACGAGGTCTTTCCTGCTGTTGCTAGCAGAAATGTGAAGAGAAACAGGCAAGCTGTTGTCGGGATGGTAGAGCACTGTGGTATGGGAACTGACGGCAGGTGTGTCAAGGGCAGCATGGCACGGCTCTGGGCCTCCTTGTGCTGTAGGCACTGGCAGAAGCTTCTCAGTGCATCAGGAATGTCCAGAGCTTGGAGTGGCTGGAGGAGTATAGAGAAACGGAGTCTACTGATCTGGGGGTTGGATTCTATCTTGTCAGAGGAGAAGCTACTGAGCAGCTGCGAAGTTGTGGAAGCAGGGGAGACTGAGTCTGCTGGCTTCCCTGTAACAAGGGGAAGCCTAGAcagggtctgacaccctcacccgAAAGCGGGGTGCCGGGCTCCCGGAGCCTCAGGGTCCTGAGTAAGCACACTGCTGGCCACTGTAGGGTCAGGGGTATAAACTGAATGTGGAACAGCCTTTACCGTCCCTCACCACAGGCTAGACGGGCCGTGTGTGTGCTGAGACAGTTATTCTAGTCACGTGTGCCAGGGCCAATGGAGACCCATCGCAGACTCGTTTAGTGCTCGGCTACAGTAGGAGcactggggctgaggcaggaggatgggcgTGCTGACATGGCCTCTGGCTGGGAAAGGGTAGTGAGGAGATTGGCACACAAGTGTGATCTAAGAGCAGAAAGGACCAGGGATAGACTGTGAGGTGGCTCCCAGGGTAAAGGAGCCAAGGCACGTCACCGGGGGCACACATTGTACACGTTCTCCCGTGACTTGCAGTGTAGCACGTGTGTCCCCTTCCCCTGCAAGTCAGTAAGTGTCATTGAGAGAGACAGACCGGCTCTGCCCAGGGATGAAGGCAGGGACATCCATGTGTGAACAGCAAGGCAGACAGGGTTCAGAGACAAGCTAGTTAGTATGTGGGTTGCCCGTGGTTTCTGCACCTGGAGGTGACCTGTGCTGTGGAACCATGAGCTGGTAGAGAAATGGCCTCTGGAGTCAGCAAGGGTAGGAGCCGTCCCTGACATACCTAGGCTTGGACTGTATTGGGGTCTGGAGGTCATGGAAGCGCTTTGCTTTAGAACACCGGGACTGGCCTTCTGGAGCTGCTCCTAAGCGTGTGCAAAGGGGACCCAGCGAGGGTTCTGACTGGGGTATTGTGGGTAAGGAAGACCCTCCTGTGTTCTGGAGGAAGGCAGGGATATCTGTCTGTGGTGAGGAAGGTAGTCTGTCTGGACCTTGCGAGAAGCCTCTAGGGGTGTGCAGTCAGATCTGGAGGGCTGTGGAGCACCCCGAGATCCTTTGTTGTTGGCCAGTGGTGCGCACCATAGGTTTTTCGGGTTCAGCATCCTGTGAAGTCTGGAAGGTCATAGGCAGGGCCCTGAGTGGGGAGCAGTGGGTGCATTGCAGGCTGGAGAGGAAGCATAGGTGGGCCAAGGTGTAGCTGAGTTCAGGGGGCAGAGGAGCCCGTGTTGCTCCCAAGAAGATAGACAGCTGTGGTGGGCACTGTGCTGTCGCAGGGTCGAGTGAGTAACCCTCCAAGGACAAAGGAAGAAAGGCGTGCGTACCAAGGAGGGTTGCTGTGGCTTGAGTTGACTGAGCAAACTAAGATGCGGGCTGGGAGACTGTGAAGTCCCCTCAGGACCCAGTTAAGGTAGTGTGGGCAAGGGCCCCGAGACTTGGATCTCTGctaggttttggtttggtttggttttttttggtgggggtggattttgacagttctggctgtcctgaaacttgctctgtagaccaggctggcctcaaactcacagagatctacctgcctctgtctctggagtgtgCTCAGACTaaaggcagccccccccccccctgccgccAATTCtgtgttaacttttttttttcttttggttttttgagacagggtttctctgtgtatccttggctctcctggactcgctttgtagaccaggctggcctcgaattcacagcgatccacctgcctctgcctcccaagtgctggtatcaaaGGTTTCGGTGTTAACATTTAATGGTGTCTGCTTAGGTAACCACAGTGATGCAGGTGCTGGTCCTTACTGGGCAGAGCAATGAAATAGACAGGTGTGGCCTCCCAGTTGCTCTGGTCACTGTCAGAGTAGCGGTTTCTAatctgtgggttgagacccctttggggggtccTACATTATggtttgtaacagtagcaaaattacagttttgaggTTGCAAGAAAATAACTGGTTGGGCATCACCACTGCATgtggaactgtgttaaagggtcgcagtcttagagaagttgagaaccactggtccaaAGGTTTTGAGGGCCACGGAGCTTATGGTTGCTGCTTAAGGACACGTGCTGTCCCTTGCCCTGTCCCCAGTccctgaagaggaaggaaaaagagtatGAGCATGAGATGGAGCGGCTTGCACGGGAGAAGATTGCCACGCAGCAGCGGCTGGCAGAGCTCAAGCATGAGCTGAGCCAGTGGATGGACGTGTTGGAGATTGACCGTGTGCTCCGGCAGACAGGCCAGCCCGAGGATGACCAGGCCTCCACCTCCACAGCCTCTGGTGAGCCTCGGCCCCTGTGCTGGTCCTATCACTCCTGAATGTTGTCCCTGGCTTCCTCGAGTAGGTTTTTCCCTGCTAGGAAAGAGGCCGTCCGTCCCAGTTGCATCGTATTTCCAGACCCCCAGGCACACCCGTGCGTCCAGCCACTTGTTTCCCAAGCTCTTCTGACCTGCCCCCTGCCCTGTGTTCCCTGACAGAGGGCGAGGACAACATGGACGAGGATATGGAGGACGACCGGGCAGGCCTGGGCCCACCTAAGCTCAACCATCGTCCCCAGCCGGAGCTGCTGAAATCCACCCTGCCAACTCCTAGCCCCGCCCCTGCACCTCTGCCTACCCATCcgcaccctcacccccacccagtagccctgtcccctgcccacccccctgtgcagcagcagccaccacagcaAAAGACCCCTctgccagcccctcctcccccacctgccaCCCCGACCCAGACACTAGTGCCCGCTCCAGCCCATCTGGTGGCCACGGCCGGGGGTGGCTCTACAGTCATCGCCCACACAGCCACCACCCACGCCTCAGTCATCCAGACTGTGAACCATGTTCTGCAGGGGACGGGGGGCAAGCACATCGCCCACATTGCCCCCTCCGCCCCCAGCCCTGCTGTGCAGCTGGCACCTGCCACACCTCCCATTGGCCACATCACAGTTCACCCTGCCACCCTCAACCATGTGGCCCACCTCGGCTCCCAGCTGCCCTTGTACCCACAGCCTGTGGCGGTGAGCCAGCCTGTGGCGGTGAGCCACATTGCGCACACCCTTTCCCACCAGCAAGTGAATGGCACAGCCGGGCTGGGGCCCCCAGCCACTGTCATGGCAAAGCCAGCTGTGGGGGCCCAGGTGGTGCACCACCCCCAGCTGGTGGGCCAAACAGTGCTCAACCCTGTGACTATGGTCACCATGCCCTCCTTTCCAGTCAGCACACTCAAGCTGGCTTGAGGATGAGGCCACTTAGGCCCccagtgggggcagggaaggggaccTGACtgcccctctcccacccaccagCTCCACACATTCCAGCCAGGCCCAGGCCCGCCCCACCCATACCACCCCCAGGCCTCGTAGGGGAAGGGGGTGCAGAGACTCTGAGCCAGGGGAAGGAAGGGCCCCCAGGGAGTTGGGTGCAGGCAGGAAGTGACTGACCCTGCTGCACTAGGACTTGGTAGACATGAGGATGCTTTGGTGGACACCTTGCCTACCCAGCCTACCCAGCCTGGTGCCGGCTCTTGGTGCCACTCCTGCCTCCCTACCTTGTTCCTGCAGGAAGTCTCCGCTGCCGctttcttctctggcttctcCTTCCCAGCCTGCTTTCCTGTGCTGTTGCTGCTATTGCTGTGTCTGGTGAGGTGGCTGAGCTCCCTGGCCGCCCCTCCACAGCCTCAAGAGTCTTGTGGGACCTCTGTGTAGGAAACAGGGAGCCCCAGAAAGATGGGAAATGGGTGGTGGGGCCCAGCTCTGAGTACAGGTTGACAGATCCTAAGATCTGGCAGAGTCAGGGCCTGGCAATCTCTGACCCACCTGTGGTCACTGTGATTGGTTCCAGTAGAAACTGTTTGAGTGAGTCTCAACTAACAATAAACAAAATCCAGGCTGTGGGCAAGTTTCCCAcgcctggccctgggcttctggcctctgaagagcAGGCTGAGCTCAGGGCAGGGGAGGTGGGAGCTGGCAGTCCTGCCTCTCATCTCAGTTCCTCTGGACTTGGAGAAACTCCGTCCTTGGACTTGACACTCACTGTCTGGttggtttcttgctctgtctAGTGCTCCCCAGGCCCCTGCGGTTAGGTACCGCCTGCAGCTTGGGAGGCATGGACTGAGGCTGAGGTATTAATGAGCTGAAATCCTGGGGCTTTTCCCATCGACCCCTTCTCAGTGGCAGTTTTGAGACCCCCTTCCTGGTGGGCGTTGCAGTGTCCGCTGTGGGATGGGCCTTTGCTGGGCGAAGGTTTGGGGAAAGCGAGAGTCCCATGCTTGGGGGATGCTgcgtctcctgcctctgcttttgcaGACCGCTTTGGCTTCTCTTTTTAATGGATATTTATTACAAGTGGCCTTGTGTCAGACACTCAGTTACACGTGTGCACATTCAGCTC includes these proteins:
- the Mnt gene encoding max-binding protein MNT, which produces MSIETLLEAARFLEWQAQQQQRAREEQERLRLEREREREQEQKRASSLARLAHALPVEEPRIEAPPLPLSPPAPPPAPPPPLATPTSLTVIPIPVVTNSPQSLPPPPPLPPAAQPLPLAPRQPALVSTPGLSIKEPVPLPTRPQVPTPAPLLPDPKTTVAPTGSPKPLQPLPTPILTIAPHPGVQPQLAPQQPPPPTLGTLKLAPAEEAKASEQKKRPGGIGTREVHNKLEKNRRAHLKECFETLKRNIPNVDDKKTSNLSVLRTALRYIQSLKRKEKEYEHEMERLAREKIATQQRLAELKHELSQWMDVLEIDRVLRQTGQPEDDQASTSTASEGEDNMDEDMEDDRAGLGPPKLNHRPQPELLKSTLPTPSPAPAPLPTHPHPHPHPVALSPAHPPVQQQPPQQKTPLPAPPPPPATPTQTLVPAPAHLVATAGGGSTVIAHTATTHASVIQTVNHVLQGTGGKHIAHIAPSAPSPAVQLAPATPPIGHITVHPATLNHVAHLGSQLPLYPQPVAVSQPVAVSHIAHTLSHQQVNGTAGLGPPATVMAKPAVGAQVVHHPQLVGQTVLNPVTMVTMPSFPVSTLKLA